A window of Saccharomyces paradoxus chromosome XIII, complete sequence contains these coding sequences:
- the MTF1 gene encoding RNA polymerase specificity factor (Mitochondrial RNA polymerase specificity factor~similar to YMR228W) → MSIPIPGIKDISKLKFFYGFKYLWNPTVYNRIFDKLDLTKTYKHPQELKVLDLYPGVGVQSAIFYNKYCPKQYSLIEKRSSLYKFLNAKFEESPLQILKKDPYDWSTYSSLIDEERIFVPEVQPSDHINDKFLTVANVTGEGSEGLIMQWLSCIGNKNWLYRFGKVKMLLWMPSTTAKKLLARPSTHARSKCSVVREAFTDTKLIAISDANELKGFDSHCIEEWDPVIFSAADIWPTKGKPIALVEMDPIDFDFDVDNWDYVTRHLMILKRTPLNTVMDSLGHGGQQYFNSRITDKDLIKKCPIDLTNDEFIYLTKLFMEWPFKPDILMDFVDMYQTEHSG, encoded by the coding sequence ATGTCCATTCCAATTCCTGGTATTAAAGATATCTCCAAACTCAAATTCTTTTATGGtttcaaatatttatgGAATCCAACAGTATATAACAGAATCTTTGACAAACTGGATTTAACTAAAACCTATAAACATCCACAAGAGTTGAAAGTACTCGACCTGTATCCTGGCGTTGGTGTACAATCTGCTATTTTCTATAATAAATATTGCCCCAAGCAATATTCTTTGATAGAAAAACGTTCGAGTCTCtacaaatttttaaatgcaaaatttgaagagTCTCCTTTACAAATACTTAAAAAGGATCCCTATGACTGGTCAACCTACTCTAGTCTAATTGATGAGGAGCGAATATTTGTTCCTGAAGTCCAACCCTCGGATCATAtcaatgataaatttttaacTGTTGCTAATGTGACGGGGGAGGGGTCTGAAGGTCTTATAATGCAGTGGTTGTCATGTATTGGAAATAAGAACTGGTTGTATAGATTTGGTAAAGTCAAGATGTTGTTATGGATGCCGAGTACGACAGCTAAAAAACTTTTGGCTAGGCCAAGCACGCATGCTAGGTCCAAATGTTCAGTAGTAAGGGAGGCATTCACAGATACTAAACTTATTGCAATATCAGATGCAAATGAATTGAAGGGATTCGATAGTCACTGCATAGAAGAATGGGATCCCGTCATATTTAGTGCTGCAGATATATGGCCTACAAAGGGAAAGCCAATTGCGTTGGTAGAAATGGACCCgattgattttgattttgacgTAGACAATTGGGATTATGTCACGAGGCACttaatgattttgaaaagaacacCATTGAATACTGTCATGGACTCACTGGGACATGGTGGTCAACAATATTTCAATAGCAGGATCACTGACAAGGATCTAATAAAAAAGTGTCCCATTGATTTGACAAATGACGAGTTTATATACCTAACGAAATTGTTCATGGAATGGCCTTTCAAACCAGATATTTTGATGGATTTTGTTGATATGTATCAAACAGAGCACTCCGGTTGA
- the RRP5 gene encoding Rrp5p (RNA binding protein involved in synthesis of both 18S and 5.8S rRNAs~similar to YMR229C), which produces MVAPTKRKRDDEFPLSREDSTTQPSTSSLVRNTEEVSFPRGGASALTPLELKQVANEAASDVLFGNENVKASEPTSRPLKKKKTTKKATSKDSETSSANSDEAKVGLVEHVNFKTLKNGSSLLGQISGITKQDLCITFTDGISGYVNLTHISEEFTSILEDLDEDMDGDVDAADEKKSKVDDAEYESSDDEDEKLDKSNELPNLRRYFHVGQWLRCSVIKNTSLESSTKKSKKKRIELTIEPSFVNTYADEDLVKSTSIQCAVKSIEDHGAILDVGLSGFTGFIAKKDFGNFENLLPGAVFLGNITKKSDRSIVVNTDFSDKKNKISQISSVDAIIPGQIVDILCESITKNGIVGKVFGLVSGVVNVSHLRTFSEEDLKHKFAIGSSIRCRIIACLENKSGEKVLILSNLPHILRLEDALKSTEGLDAFPIGYTFESCSIKGRDSEYLYLALDDDRLGKVHSSRVGEIENSENLSSRVLGYSPVDDIYQLSTDPKYLKLKYLRTNDIPIGELIPSCEITSVSSSGIELKIFNGQFKASVPPLHISDTRLVYPERKFKIGSKVKGRVISVNSRGNVHVTLKKSLVNIEDNELPLVSTYENAKNIKEKNEKTLATVQVFKANGCIISFFGGLSGFLPNSEISEVFVKRPEEHLRLGQTVVVKLLDVDADRRRIIATCKVSNEQATQQKDTIENIIPGRTIITVDVIEKTKDSVIVEIPDVGLRGVIYAGHISDARIEQNRAQLKKLRIGTELTGLVIDKDTRTHVFNMTLKSSLIKDAKKETLPLTYDDVKDKKKDIPMHAYIKSISDKGLFVAFNGKFIGLVLPSYAVDSRDIDISKTFYINQSVTVYLLRIDDQNQKFLLSLKAPKVKEEKKKVESNIEDAIDPSIKSWDDLSIGSIVRAKIKSVKKNQLNVILASNLHGRVDIAEVFDTYEEIKDKKQPLSNYKKDDIIEVKIIGNHDVKSHKFLPITHRISKASILELSIKPSELKSKEVHTKTLEEINIGEDLTGFVNNSSGNHLWLTISPVLKARISLLDLADDNVNLSETIESVFPLGSALQVKVASIDREHGFVNAIGKAHVDINMTTIKVGDEFPGRVLKIAEKYVLLDLGNKVTGISFITDALNDFSLSLKEGFGDKINNVIPTTVLAVDAENKKIELSLRSAAAKTRSIKSHEDLKQGDIVDGIIKSVNDKGIFVYLSRKVEAFVPVSKLSDSYLKEWKKFYKPMQYVLGKVVTCDEDSRISLTLRESEINGDLKVLKAYSDIKAGDVFDGTVKNVTDFGVFVKLDNTVNVTGLAHITEIADKKPEDLSALFGVGDRVKAIVLKTNLEKKQISLSLKASHFSKEAELPSTTTGQPEKEDEDEDEVMADADFNDSDNESDIGDQNAVVTDKKTEISSDGLSLSAGFDWTASILDQAQEEESEEDQEDFTENRKHKHKRRKEKVVQDKTIDINTRAPESVADFERLLIGNPNSSVVWMNYMAFQLQLSEIEKARELAERALKTINFREEAEKLNIWIAMLNLENTFGTEETLEDVFSRACQYMDSYIIHTKLLGIYEISEKFDKAAELFKATAKKFGSEKVSIWVSWGDFLISHNEEQEARTILGNALKALAKRNHIEVVRKFAQLEFAKGDPERGRSLFEGLVADAPKRIDLWNVYVDQEVKAKDKKKVEDLFERIITKKITRKQAKFFFNKWLQFEESQGDEKTIEYVKAKATEYVASHDVPKTDE; this is translated from the coding sequence ATGGTAGCTCCCACcaagagaaagagagaTGACGAGTTTCCACTTTCGAGGGAAGATTCCACAACGCAGCCCTCTACCTCATCGTTGGTAAGGAACACTGAGGAAGTCTCTTTTCCAAGAGGTGGTGCTTCTGCTTTAACTCCTTTAGAACTAAAACAAGTTGCTAACGAAGCTGCAAGTGATGTGTTATttggtaatgaaaatgtCAAAGCATCTGAACCAACAAGTAGACccttgaaaaagaagaaaacaaccAAGAAAGCTACTTCTAAAGATTCTGAAACATCGTCGGCCAACTCTGATGAAGCAAAAGTTGGACTAGTTGAACATGTCAACTTCAAAACCTTGAAGAATGGCTCTTCTTTACTAGGTCAAATTTCTGGTATCACTAAGCAAGATTTATGTATAACATTCACCGATGGCATCTCTGGTTATGTGAACCTAACACATATCTCGGAGGAATTCACCTCGATCTTGGAAGATCTCGATGAAGATATGGACGGTGATGTTGATGCTGctgatgagaaaaaatcTAAAGTCGATGACGCAGAATACGAATCATCcgacgatgaagatgaaaaattggacAAATCTAATGAATTACCTAATTTAAGAAGGTACTTTCACGTTGGCCAATGGTTAAGATGCTCTGTCATCAAGAATACCTCTTTAGAATCATCAACTAAGAAAtccaaaaagaagagaataGAATTAACCATCGAACCTTCATTCGTCAACACATACGCAGATGAAGATTTGGTTAAGTCCACGTCTATTCAATGTGCGGTCAAATCCATCGAGGATCATGGTGCTATCCTGGATGTGGGTCTCTCAGGCTTTACAGGGTTTATTGCTAAGAAGGATTTCggtaattttgaaaacttaTTGCCAGGTGCTGTTTTCTTGGGCAATATCACCAAAAAATCTGATAGGTCGATTGTTGTAAATACAGACTTTTcagacaaaaaaaacaaaattagtcaaatttcttcagttGACGCCATTATTCCTGGACAAATTGTCGACATATTATGTGAATCTATCACTAAGAATGGTATTGTCGGTAAAGTTTTTGGGTTAGTATCTGGTGTTGTTAACGTATCACATTTAAGAACATTTTCCGAGGAAGATTTAAAGCATAAATTTGCCATCGGTTCTAGTATTAGATGTCGAATTATTGCTTGtttagaaaacaaaagtgGTGAAAAGGTCTTGATTTTGTCAAACCTTCCACACATCTTGAGACTAGAAGACGCTTTGAAATCTACCGAGGGTCTTGATGCGTTCCCTATCGGCTACACATTTGAATCATGTAGCATTAAAGGCCGTGATTCGGAATATTTATACTTGGCATTGGATGATGACAGATTAGGTAAAGTACATTCTTCCAGAGTTggtgaaattgaaaattcaGAGAATTTAAGTTCCAGGGTCCTTGGTTACAGCCCTGTTGATGatatttatcaattatCAACTGATCCGAAGTACCTAAAATTAAAGTATCTAAGGACGAATGATATTCCAATTGGGGAATTGATACCCAGTTGTGAAATTACTTCCGTCTCTAGCTCGGGTATTGAATTAAAGATATTTAATGGGCAATTTAAAGCTTCTGTTCCACCGCTACATATCTCAGATACTAGACTAGTTTAtccagaaagaaaattcaagatAGGTTCTAAAGTTAAAGGTAGAGTTATATCAGTCAATTCAAGAGGTAATGTGCATGTcactttaaaaaaatcattagTCAACATAGAAGACAACGAATTACCATTAGTTTCCACTTATGAAAACgcaaaaaatatcaaagaaaaaaacgaaaaaactTTAGCAACTGTTCAAGTTTTCAAGGCAAACGGTTGTatcatttccttttttggtGGTTTATCGGGATTCTTGCCCAATTCTGAAATTTCAGAAGTCTTCGTGAAGAGGCCAGAGGAACATCTAAGACTTGGTCAAACGGTAGTAGTAAAACTTCTTGACGTTGATGCTGACAGGAGGAGAATTATTGCCACATGCAAAGTTTCAAATGAGCAAGCTACTCAACAAAAAGATactattgaaaatattattccAGGTAGAACAATTATTACTGTCGACGTTATCGAAAAGACCAAAGATTCTGTTATCGTTGAAATCCCAGATGTTGGCTTACGTGGTGTCATCTACGCTGGCCATATTTCTGATGCCAGAATTGAACAAAATAGGGctcaattgaaaaagctcAGAATTGGTACCGAACTGACTGGTTTAGTAATCGACAAAGATACAAGAACCCACGTCTTCAATATGACCCTTAAAAGTTCTTTAATTAAAGACgctaaaaaagaaactctTCCATTAACGTATGATGACGTTaaggataaaaaaaaagatattcCAATGCACGCTTACATTAAATCCATTTCTGATAAAGGTCTTTTTGTTGCCTTTAACGGTAAGTTCATCGGGTTGGTTTTACCAAGTTACGCTGTTGATAGTAGGGATATTGATATTAGTAAGACTTTTTATATTAACCAGTCTGTTACTGTCTATTTATTGAGAATAGACGATCAAAACCAGAAATTCTTATTATCTTTGAAAGCTCCAAAGGtcaaagaagagaaaaagaaagttgaaTCTAATATCGAAGATGCTATTGATCCATCGATCAAAAGCTGGGATGACTTGTCTATTGGTAGTATCGTTAGAGCGAAAATCAAGAGTGTCAAGAAGAACCAATTGAATGTCATTTTAGCTTCAAACTTGCACGGTAGAGTTGACATTGCTGAAGTGTTTGACACgtatgaagaaattaaggATAAGAAACAACCTTTGAGTAATTACAAGAAAGACGACATTATTGAAGTTAAAATCATAGGTAACCACGATGTCAAGAGCCATAAGTTTTTGCCGATTACACACAGAATCTCAAAGGCTAGCATTTTGGAATTATCCATAAAACCATCAGAATTAAAATCCAAGGAAGTGCACACCAAAACTCTTGAGGAGATCAATATTGGGGAAGACTTAACTGGTTTCGTCAACAATTCATCAGGTAACCACTTATGGTTGACAATTTCTCCAGTTTTGAAGGCTAGGATTTCCCTACTAGATCTAGCTGATGACAATGTCAACTTATCAGAAACTATTGAATCCGTTTTCCCATTAGGTTCAGCCCTTCAAGTAAAGGTTGCTTCTATTGATCGCGAGCATGGCTTTGTCAACGCCATTGGAAAAGCCCATGTTGACATAAATATGACCACAATCAAAGTTGGCGATGAATTCCCGGGTCgtgttttgaaaatagcTGAAAAATATGTTTTATTAGATCTTGGTAACAAGGTGACAGGTATTTCCTTCATTACGGACGCGCTAAATGACTTCTCCTTATCATTGAAGGAAGGTTTTGGAGACAAAATCAACAATGTTATTCCAACTACTGTTCTGGCAGTTGATGcagaaaataagaaaatagaacTATCCCTTCGTTCTGCTGCTGCAAAAACTCGTTCGATTAAATCTCatgaagatttgaaacaaGGCGATATTGTAGATGGTATTATTAAGAGTGTGAATGACAAAGGTATTTTTGTTTACTTGAGTAGGAAAGTTGAAGCCTTTGTCCCTGTTAGTAAATTATCTGATTCTTATTTGAAGGAGTGGAAAAAGTTTTACAAGCCAATGCAGTACGTTCTGGGCAAGGTTGTCACTTGCGATGAAGATTCCCGTATTTCTCTGACCCTTAGAGAGTCCGAAATAAATGGCGATTTGAAGGTTTTGAAGGCCTATTCGGATATCAAAGCTGGTGATGTTTTCGATGGTACTGTAAAAAACGTCACTGATTTTGGTGTTTTTGTCAAACTAGATAACACAGTTAATGTTACGGGTTTGGCTCACATTACTGAAATCGCAGACAAAAAACCTGAAGATCTTTCTGCCCTATTTGGTGTTGGTGACAGAGTAAAAGCCATTGTCTTAAAAACAAAtctggaaaaaaagcaaatttCCTTGAGCTTGAAGGCGTCTCATTTCTCTAAAGAAGCCGAATTGCCTTCCACTACTACAGGCCAACCAGAAAAGGAGGATGAGGATGAGGATGAGGTCATGGCTGATGCTGATTTTAACGATTCCGACAACGAATCTGATATCGGGGACCAAAATGCCGTAGTTACCGATAAGAAGACTGAAATATCCTCGGATGGGTTGTCCTTGAGTGCTGGATTTGATTGGACTGCATCCATTTTGGATCAAgcacaagaagaagagtcTGAAGAAGATCAAGAAGATTTTACTGAAAACAGAAAGCACAAACACAAGagaagaaaggaaaaagttgTTCAGGATAAGACCATTGATATCAACACTAGGGCACCCGAATCTGTTGCAGACTTTGAACGTCTACTCATCGGTAATCCAAACTCTTCGGTAGTGTGGATGAACTATATGGCTTTTCAATTGCAACTGAGTGAAATTGAGAAGGCACGAGAACTCGCAGAACGTGCATTGAAGACCATCAACTTCAGAGAAGAAGCCGAGAAGTTGAATATTTGGATTGCGATGCtgaatttggaaaatacTTTTGGTACCGAAGAAACTTTAGAAGATGTGTTTAGCAGAGCTTGTCAGTATATGGACTCTTATATTATTCATACAAAACTACTTGGTATTTATGAAATAAGTGAAAAGTTTGACAAAGCTGCAGAGTTGTTCAAAGCTACAgctaaaaaatttggtagtgaaaaagtttctATCTGGGTATCCTGGGGTGATTTCTTGATAAGCCACAATGAAGAGCAAGAGGCACGTACGATTTTGGGCAATGCTTTGAAGGCCTTAGCAAAGCGTAATCATATCGAAGTTGTCCGTAAGTTTGCTCAATTGGAATTTGCAAAGGGTGATCCAGAAAGGGGTCGCTCGTTATTCGAAGGTTTGGTTGCTGATGCACCAAAGAGAATTGACTTATGGAACGTTTATGTAGACCAAGAGGTAAAGGCAAAggataagaaaaaggtgGAAGATTTATTTGAGAGGATAATAACCAAAAAGATAACAAGGAAGCAAGccaaattcttctttaataaatGGTTGcaatttgaagaatctCAAGGTGACGAAAAGACCATTGAATACGTCAAAGCTAAAGCTACTGAGTATGTCGCCAGCCATGACGTACCAAAAACAGACGAGTAA